One genomic window of Cannabis sativa cultivar Pink pepper isolate KNU-18-1 chromosome 2, ASM2916894v1, whole genome shotgun sequence includes the following:
- the LOC115718548 gene encoding disease resistance protein RPV1 — MAASTSSNFMPEKYDVFISFRGEDTRDHFTSHLHEALLQKKIETYIDNMLNRGDEISPALKKAIEESKVSVIVFSENYASSTWCLDELVHIIWCKEELGKIVIPIFYNVKPSHVRGQLGTYADALAELEECYLGKIDKVHEWRKALITAANLSGWASMHVSPDSKLVKEIVEDILKKLSRVPIEDLKGFVGMEKRIEKIERMLEVGSKSTRIVGIFGMGGIGKTTLARVVFNRFASRFEGCCFLLNVREESKKHGLPHVQSILYSELLEEDRRSTSYTKKRLHFKMVLVVLDDVNDPEQLEVLVGDGNYFGSGSRIIITTRDEQVLRNIKANEIYKVEELNDDEAVQLFHLAAFQEVSSPKKSYTKLVDIAVNYAGGVPLALKVLGSFLRCQKKEKWETALDKIKKRSSNKLQTILKTSYDELDDSEQSLFLDIACFFIGNERNFVERILNCDIEVDNLVDKSLIVVSLDNKLWMHDLIQEMGQEIVRKESIKEPGQRSRLWIAEDIYHVLKNNTGTEAVEGICLDMSKTRDINFNPEVFQKMYNLRYLKIYNSPYGNRESNVCPYEDLVYFSDKLVYLQWDGYCSRFLPENFIPDNLVELIMPNSRVDRLWNVSQPLGSLKKMDLSYCRDLAKVPDLSHASNLTTLSLQGCRSLNKFPNLPMNVTSLNLSKTSIKEVPDISHALSLTTLSLHGCYSLNKFQNLPRNIRSLNLSTTSIKEVPSSIEYVSCLEIFDLTDCSKLENLPTSICKLKKLQGLYLSGCMRFKNFPEILEPMECLVELELDRTAIRELHSSIENLVGLQSLHLEMCSNLESVPNSIHNIRSLDYVSLWRCTNFKSSPSNELLLCPDWPESSSSLDVETTLMGGWNDFSNIGDESRRYNFFHRVPAGTGLPCSSQEDYHDPMILD, encoded by the exons ATGGCTGCTTCTACTTCTTCTAACTTTATGCCCGAAAAATATGATGTTTTCATCAGTTTTAGAGGGGAGGATACTCGTGATCATTTTACAAGCCATCTTCACGAAGCATTGCTTCAGAAGAAAATTGAAACCTACATAGATAACATGCTTAACAGAGGAGATGAGATCTCACCAGCATTAAAGAAAGCTATAGAAGAGTCAAAGGTGTCAGTCATAGTTTTTTCAGAAAACTATGCTTCTTCCACATGGTGCTTGGATGAACTCGTGCATATAATTTGGTGCAAAGAAGAACTGGGGAAGATAGTCATTCCTATTTTCTACAATGTGAAACCATCTCATGTCCGGGGACAGTTGGGAACCTATGCAGATGCGTTGGCTGAGCTCGAGGAATGTTATCTGGGGAAAATAGATAAAGTACATGAGTGGAGGAAGGCTTTGATCACTGCAGCCAATCTATCTGGATGGGCTTCAATGCACGTCAG CCCTGATTCAAAGTTAGTGAAAGAGATTGTCGAAGACATTTTGAAGAAACTCAGTCGTGTACCGATTGAAGACTTAAAGGGTTTTGTTGGAATGGAGAAACGCATTGAGAAGATAGAAAGAATGCTGGAAGTTGGATCGAAAAGTACTCGTATTGTGGGGATTTTTGGTATGGGTGGAATTGGTAAAACAACTCTTGCTAGAGTTGTATTCAACCGTTTTGCTTCTCGATTCGAAGGTTGCTGCTTTCTATTGAATGTTAGGGAAGAATCAAAGAAACACGGGTTGCCTCATGTACAAAGTATACTTTATTCTGAGCTACTGGAAGAAGATAGACGAAGTACTTCATATACTAAGAAAAGGCTCCACTTTAAAATGGTTCTTGTTGTACTCGATGATGTGAATGATCCTGAACAATTAGAAGTTTTAGTTGGAGATGGGAATTATTTTGGCTCTGGAAGTAGAATTATTATAACAACTAGAGATGAGCAAGTGCTTAGGAACATCAAAGCTAATGAAATTTACAAGGTTGAAGAATTAAATGATGATGAAGCTGTACAACTCTTTCATTTGGCTGCTTTCCAAGAAGTGTCCTCTCCGAAGAAAAGCTATACAAAGTTGGTAGATATAGCAGTAAACTATGCTGGAGGTGTTCCACTAGCTCTGAAAGTTTTGGGTTCCTTCCTCCGTTGCCAAAAGAAGGAAAAATGGGAGACTGCGTtggataaaataaagaaaagatcGAGCAACAAACTTCAAACTATATTGAAAACAAGTTATGATGAACTTGATGATAGTGAGCAGAGTCTCTTTCTTGACATTGCATGTTTCTTTATAGGCAATGAAAGAAATTTTGTTGAAAGAATACTAAACTGTGACATAGAAGTAGATAATCTTGTTGATAAGTCACTTATAGTTGTATCTCTTGACAACAAACTCTGGATGCATGATTTGATACAAGAAATGGGTCAAGAGATTGTTCGAAAAGAATCCATCAAAGAGCCTGGACAGCGTAGTAGGTTGTGGATTGCAGAGGATATATATCACGTGCTGAAGAATAACACA GGGACTGAAGCAGTTGAAGGAATATGTTTAGACATGTCTAAGACTAGAGATATCAATTTCAACCCTGAGGTCTTCCAAAAGATGTATAATCTAAGATACTTGAAAATTTATAATTCACCATATGGTAACAGGGAGAGCAATGTGTGCCCTTATGAAGATCTAGTGTATTTCTCTGATAAGCTTGTATATCTACAATGGGATGGATATTGCTCTAGATTTTTGCCAGAAAATTTTATTCCAGATAATCTCGTAGAACTTATCATGCCCAATAGTCGGGTTGATAGGCTGTGGAATGTAAGCCAG CCTCTAGGTAGCTTGAAAAAGATGGATCTTAGTTATTGCAGAGACCTTGCTAAAGTTCCTGATCTTTCTCATGCTTCGAATCTAACAACTCTTAGTCTCCAaggttgtcgttctctaaaCAAGTTTCCGAACCTTCCTATGAATGTAACAAGCTTAAACTTGAGTAAAACATCCATTAAAGAAGTTCCTGATATCTCTCATGCTTTGAGTCTAACAACTCTTAGTCTTCACGGTTGTTATTCTCTGAACAAGTTTCAAAACCTTCCTAGAAACATAAGAAGCTTAAACTTGAGTACAACATCCATTAAAGAAGTGCCTTCATCAATCGAGTATGTATCTTGTCTTGAGATATTTGATCTTACTGATTGTTCAAAGCTGGAGAATCTTCCCACAAGCATTTGtaagttaaaaaaattacaaggaCTTTACCTCTCTGGATGCATGAGATTCAAAAACTTCCCAGAAATCTTAGAGCCTATGGAATGCCTAGTGGAACTCGAGTTAGATAGAACAGCGATTAGAGAGCTCCACTCGTCGATTGAGAATCTAGTCGGGCTTCAATCATTGCACCTAGAAATGTGCAGTAACCTTGAGTCTGTCCCAAACAGCATCCATAACATACGTTCTCTAGATTATGTTAGCCTCTGGCGCTGTACCAATTTTAAATCTTCACCGAGCAATGAACTTTTGCTGTGTCCAGATTGGCCCGAGTCATCATCAAGTCTTGATGTTGAAACTACGCTTATGGGGGGTTGGAATGACTTCTCCAATATTGGAGATGAATCAAGACGTTATAATTTCTTCCATAGAGTCCCTGCAGGTACAGGTTTGCCATGTTCAAGTCAAGAAGATTACCATGATCCCATGATTCTAGACTAA
- the LOC115720925 gene encoding riboflavin biosynthesis protein PYRR, chloroplastic isoform X2, which translates to MALSIGIVGIGGLRVSPLQCRAASNDNASLSFSHARDAAYIQRAVELADMSAGFTSPHPNFGCVIATSSSTVAGEGFLYAQGTKPAEVLAVEAAGERCRTSTAYLNMEPGDCHGDHAAVSALVEAGIARVVVGIRHPLQHLRGNAVRALRGQGVQVDVLGEDLKSKIIENAQKTCLLVNAPLICRAASRVPFSVFKFAMTLDGKIAASSGHASWISSKVSRSRVFEMRGRSDAVVVGGNTVRRDNPKLTARHGGGHMPMRIVMSQTLDLPEEANLWDVSEASTIVATQRGARRSFQKFLASKGVEVVEFDILNPRDVMEYFHDCGYLSVLWECGGTLAASAISAGVIHKVFAFVAPKIIGGKYAPSPVGELGMVEMSQALDLIDVCYEQVGPDMLISGFLQPIPDVTPVIPSVEETYAIDQTVTPYESKIISFYKTWDLYGAFSNFSPHPIQMPDDNGGYVSWSSVEHYYQAQKFVGVNDPLASDCVARIKSAKSPEEAARLGRSMQRQRPDLVRSDWESAKINVMYKAVKCKFSIYPHLNSMLLSTAGSVLVEASPHDFFWGGGRDGEGLNYLGRLLMQLRSEFLGLQTPGKE; encoded by the exons ATGGCCTTGTCTATAGGAATTGTAGGAATAGGAGGGCTCCGTGTTTCTCCCTTACAATGCAGAGCCGCTTCTAACGATAATGCCTCTCTCTCCTTTTCTCACGCGCGCGACGCCGCTTACATTCAACGCGCCGTCGAACTCGCCGACATGTCCGCCGGCTTCACCTCTCCTCACCCTAATTTCGGCTGCGTCATCGCTACCTCTTCCAGCACCGTTGCCGGCGAGGGCTTTCTCTACGCCCAGGGGACCAAACCTGCTGAGGTTCTCGCCGTCGAGGCTGCTGGCGAACGTTGCCGAACCTCCACCGCTTATCTTAATATGGAGCCCGGTGATTGCCACGGTGACCATGCCGCCGTCTCCGCTCTCGTCGAG GCAGGGATTGCGAGGGTAGTGGTTGGGATCAGGCATCCTCTACAGCATCTCAGAGGCAATGCTGTAAGGGCATTGAGAGGTCAGGGAGTGCAGGtcgatgttcttggagaggatCTCAAAAGCAAAATCATTGAG AATGCTCAAAAAACATGCCTCCTAGTCAATGCCCCTTTGATTTGTAGAGCAGCTTCCCGTGTTCCCTTCTCTGTTTTCAAGTTTGCAATGACACTTGATG GAAAAATTGCTGCTAGTAGTGGACATGCATCATGGATAAGCAGCAAAGTCTCTAGAAGTCGAGTTTTTGAAATGCGGGGTAGAAGTGATGCTGTTGTTGTTGGAGGGAATACCGTCCGGAGGGACA ATCCAAAATTGACGGCAAGACATGGAGGTGGGCATATGCCCATGCGGATTGTAATGTCACAGACACTTGATCTGCCTGAGGAAGCAAATCTTTGGGATGTGTCGGAAGCATCTACCATAGTTGCAACCCAAAGGGGGGCTAGAAGAAGTTTCCAGAAATTTCTTGCTTCTAAAGGAGTTGAAGTAGTGGAGTTCGACATCTTAAATCCTAGAGACGTAATGGAATACTTTCACGATTGTGGATATCTTTCAGTTTTGTGGGAGTGTGGAGGAACATTAGCTGCATCTGCAATTTCAGCTGGAGTAATACACAAG GTTTTCGCATTTGTTGCTCCTAAGATTATAGGTGGCAAATATGCTCCATCTCCTGTAGGTGAACTTGGCATGGTTGAGATGTCTCAAGCTTTAgatttgattgatgtttgctaTGAACAG GTTGGACCAGACATGCTTATTAGCGGATTCCTTCAGCCCATACCAGATGTAACGCCTGTTATCCCATCAGTTGAAGAAACTTATGCAATTGATCAGACCGTTACTCCATATGAATCAAAAATCATTTCTTTCTACAAAACATGGGACCTGTATGgtgctttttcaaatttttctccTCATCCAATTCAAATGCCTGATGACAATGGTGGTTATGTCTCCTGGTCGAGTGTAGAACATTACTACCAG GCTCAGAAGTTTGTTGGAGTCAATGATCCTCTCGCGTCAGATTGTGTAGCAAGGATAAAGTCTGCCAAAAGTCCGGAGGAGGCTGCAAGATTAGGAAGATCAATGCAGAGGCAGCGCCCTGATCTG GTAAGATCTGATTGGGAAAGTGCCAAGATCAATGTTATGTACAAAGCAGTGAAATGTAAGTTCTCAATTTATCCGCATCTGAATTCTATGTTGCTTTCTACTGCTGGATCTGTTCTTGTTGAAGCTTCACCGCATGATTTTTTCTGGGGTGGAGGCCGGGATGGAGAGGGCTTAAACTATTTGGGGCGGCTTTTAATGCAATTAAGATCCGAGTTTCTTG GTTTGCAGACGCCTGGTAAAGAATAA
- the LOC115720925 gene encoding riboflavin biosynthesis protein PYRR, chloroplastic isoform X3, whose amino-acid sequence MALSIGIVGIGGLRVSPLQCRAASNDNASLSFSHARDAAYIQRAVELADMSAGFTSPHPNFGCVIATSSSTVAGEGFLYAQGTKPAEVLAVEAAGERCRTSTAYLNMEPGDCHGDHAAVSALVEAGIARVVVGIRHPLQHLRGNAVRALRGQGVQVDVLGEDLKSKIIENAQKTCLLVNAPLICRAASRVPFSVFKFAMTLDGKIAASSGHASWISSKVSRSRVFEMRGRSDAVVVGGNTVRRDNPKLTARHGGGHMPMRIVMSQTLDLPEEANLWDVSEASTIVATQRGARRSFQKFLASKGVEVVEFDILNPRDVMEYFHDCGYLSVLWECGGTLAASAISAGVIHKVFAFVAPKIIGGKYAPSPVGELGMVEMSQALDLIDVCYEQVGPDMLISGFLQPIPDVTPVIPSVEETYAIDQTVTPYESKIISFYKTWDLYGAFSNFSPHPIQMPDDNGGYVSWSSVEHYYQAQKFVGVNDPLASDCVARIKSAKSPEEAARLGRSMQRQRPDLVRSDWESAKINVMYKAVKCKFSIYPHLNSMLLSTAGSVLVEASPHDFFWGGGRDGEGLNYLGRLLMQLRSEFLDAW is encoded by the exons ATGGCCTTGTCTATAGGAATTGTAGGAATAGGAGGGCTCCGTGTTTCTCCCTTACAATGCAGAGCCGCTTCTAACGATAATGCCTCTCTCTCCTTTTCTCACGCGCGCGACGCCGCTTACATTCAACGCGCCGTCGAACTCGCCGACATGTCCGCCGGCTTCACCTCTCCTCACCCTAATTTCGGCTGCGTCATCGCTACCTCTTCCAGCACCGTTGCCGGCGAGGGCTTTCTCTACGCCCAGGGGACCAAACCTGCTGAGGTTCTCGCCGTCGAGGCTGCTGGCGAACGTTGCCGAACCTCCACCGCTTATCTTAATATGGAGCCCGGTGATTGCCACGGTGACCATGCCGCCGTCTCCGCTCTCGTCGAG GCAGGGATTGCGAGGGTAGTGGTTGGGATCAGGCATCCTCTACAGCATCTCAGAGGCAATGCTGTAAGGGCATTGAGAGGTCAGGGAGTGCAGGtcgatgttcttggagaggatCTCAAAAGCAAAATCATTGAG AATGCTCAAAAAACATGCCTCCTAGTCAATGCCCCTTTGATTTGTAGAGCAGCTTCCCGTGTTCCCTTCTCTGTTTTCAAGTTTGCAATGACACTTGATG GAAAAATTGCTGCTAGTAGTGGACATGCATCATGGATAAGCAGCAAAGTCTCTAGAAGTCGAGTTTTTGAAATGCGGGGTAGAAGTGATGCTGTTGTTGTTGGAGGGAATACCGTCCGGAGGGACA ATCCAAAATTGACGGCAAGACATGGAGGTGGGCATATGCCCATGCGGATTGTAATGTCACAGACACTTGATCTGCCTGAGGAAGCAAATCTTTGGGATGTGTCGGAAGCATCTACCATAGTTGCAACCCAAAGGGGGGCTAGAAGAAGTTTCCAGAAATTTCTTGCTTCTAAAGGAGTTGAAGTAGTGGAGTTCGACATCTTAAATCCTAGAGACGTAATGGAATACTTTCACGATTGTGGATATCTTTCAGTTTTGTGGGAGTGTGGAGGAACATTAGCTGCATCTGCAATTTCAGCTGGAGTAATACACAAG GTTTTCGCATTTGTTGCTCCTAAGATTATAGGTGGCAAATATGCTCCATCTCCTGTAGGTGAACTTGGCATGGTTGAGATGTCTCAAGCTTTAgatttgattgatgtttgctaTGAACAG GTTGGACCAGACATGCTTATTAGCGGATTCCTTCAGCCCATACCAGATGTAACGCCTGTTATCCCATCAGTTGAAGAAACTTATGCAATTGATCAGACCGTTACTCCATATGAATCAAAAATCATTTCTTTCTACAAAACATGGGACCTGTATGgtgctttttcaaatttttctccTCATCCAATTCAAATGCCTGATGACAATGGTGGTTATGTCTCCTGGTCGAGTGTAGAACATTACTACCAG GCTCAGAAGTTTGTTGGAGTCAATGATCCTCTCGCGTCAGATTGTGTAGCAAGGATAAAGTCTGCCAAAAGTCCGGAGGAGGCTGCAAGATTAGGAAGATCAATGCAGAGGCAGCGCCCTGATCTG GTAAGATCTGATTGGGAAAGTGCCAAGATCAATGTTATGTACAAAGCAGTGAAATGTAAGTTCTCAATTTATCCGCATCTGAATTCTATGTTGCTTTCTACTGCTGGATCTGTTCTTGTTGAAGCTTCACCGCATGATTTTTTCTGGGGTGGAGGCCGGGATGGAGAGGGCTTAAACTATTTGGGGCGGCTTTTAATGCAATTAAGATCCGAGTTTCTTG ACGCCTGGTAA
- the LOC115720925 gene encoding riboflavin biosynthesis protein PYRR, chloroplastic isoform X4, giving the protein MALSIGIVGIGGLRVSPLQCRAASNDNASLSFSHARDAAYIQRAVELADMSAGFTSPHPNFGCVIATSSSTVAGEGFLYAQGTKPAEVLAVEAAGERCRTSTAYLNMEPGDCHGDHAAVSALVEAGIARVVVGIRHPLQHLRGNAVRALRGQGVQVDVLGEDLKSKIIENAQKTCLLVNAPLICRAASRVPFSVFKFAMTLDGKIAASSGHASWISSKVSRSRVFEMRGRSDAVVVGGNTVRRDNPKLTARHGGGHMPMRIVMSQTLDLPEEANLWDVSEASTIVATQRGARRSFQKFLASKGVEVVEFDILNPRDVMEYFHDCGYLSVLWECGGTLAASAISAGVIHKVFAFVAPKIIGGKYAPSPVGELGMVEMSQALDLIDVCYEQVGPDMLISGFLQPIPDVTPVIPSVEETYAIDQTVTPYESKIISFYKTWDLYGAFSNFSPHPIQMPDDNGGYVSWSSVEHYYQAQKFVGVNDPLASDCVARIKSAKSPEEAARLGRSMQRQRPDLVRSDWESAKINVMYKAVKCKFSIYPHLNSMLLSTAGSVLVEASPHDFFWGGGRDGEGLNYLGRLLMQLRSEFLGY; this is encoded by the exons ATGGCCTTGTCTATAGGAATTGTAGGAATAGGAGGGCTCCGTGTTTCTCCCTTACAATGCAGAGCCGCTTCTAACGATAATGCCTCTCTCTCCTTTTCTCACGCGCGCGACGCCGCTTACATTCAACGCGCCGTCGAACTCGCCGACATGTCCGCCGGCTTCACCTCTCCTCACCCTAATTTCGGCTGCGTCATCGCTACCTCTTCCAGCACCGTTGCCGGCGAGGGCTTTCTCTACGCCCAGGGGACCAAACCTGCTGAGGTTCTCGCCGTCGAGGCTGCTGGCGAACGTTGCCGAACCTCCACCGCTTATCTTAATATGGAGCCCGGTGATTGCCACGGTGACCATGCCGCCGTCTCCGCTCTCGTCGAG GCAGGGATTGCGAGGGTAGTGGTTGGGATCAGGCATCCTCTACAGCATCTCAGAGGCAATGCTGTAAGGGCATTGAGAGGTCAGGGAGTGCAGGtcgatgttcttggagaggatCTCAAAAGCAAAATCATTGAG AATGCTCAAAAAACATGCCTCCTAGTCAATGCCCCTTTGATTTGTAGAGCAGCTTCCCGTGTTCCCTTCTCTGTTTTCAAGTTTGCAATGACACTTGATG GAAAAATTGCTGCTAGTAGTGGACATGCATCATGGATAAGCAGCAAAGTCTCTAGAAGTCGAGTTTTTGAAATGCGGGGTAGAAGTGATGCTGTTGTTGTTGGAGGGAATACCGTCCGGAGGGACA ATCCAAAATTGACGGCAAGACATGGAGGTGGGCATATGCCCATGCGGATTGTAATGTCACAGACACTTGATCTGCCTGAGGAAGCAAATCTTTGGGATGTGTCGGAAGCATCTACCATAGTTGCAACCCAAAGGGGGGCTAGAAGAAGTTTCCAGAAATTTCTTGCTTCTAAAGGAGTTGAAGTAGTGGAGTTCGACATCTTAAATCCTAGAGACGTAATGGAATACTTTCACGATTGTGGATATCTTTCAGTTTTGTGGGAGTGTGGAGGAACATTAGCTGCATCTGCAATTTCAGCTGGAGTAATACACAAG GTTTTCGCATTTGTTGCTCCTAAGATTATAGGTGGCAAATATGCTCCATCTCCTGTAGGTGAACTTGGCATGGTTGAGATGTCTCAAGCTTTAgatttgattgatgtttgctaTGAACAG GTTGGACCAGACATGCTTATTAGCGGATTCCTTCAGCCCATACCAGATGTAACGCCTGTTATCCCATCAGTTGAAGAAACTTATGCAATTGATCAGACCGTTACTCCATATGAATCAAAAATCATTTCTTTCTACAAAACATGGGACCTGTATGgtgctttttcaaatttttctccTCATCCAATTCAAATGCCTGATGACAATGGTGGTTATGTCTCCTGGTCGAGTGTAGAACATTACTACCAG GCTCAGAAGTTTGTTGGAGTCAATGATCCTCTCGCGTCAGATTGTGTAGCAAGGATAAAGTCTGCCAAAAGTCCGGAGGAGGCTGCAAGATTAGGAAGATCAATGCAGAGGCAGCGCCCTGATCTG GTAAGATCTGATTGGGAAAGTGCCAAGATCAATGTTATGTACAAAGCAGTGAAATGTAAGTTCTCAATTTATCCGCATCTGAATTCTATGTTGCTTTCTACTGCTGGATCTGTTCTTGTTGAAGCTTCACCGCATGATTTTTTCTGGGGTGGAGGCCGGGATGGAGAGGGCTTAAACTATTTGGGGCGGCTTTTAATGCAATTAAGATCCGAGTTTCTTG GCTATTAG
- the LOC115720925 gene encoding riboflavin biosynthesis protein PYRR, chloroplastic isoform X1: MALSIGIVGIGGLRVSPLQCRAASNDNASLSFSHARDAAYIQRAVELADMSAGFTSPHPNFGCVIATSSSTVAGEGFLYAQGTKPAEVLAVEAAGERCRTSTAYLNMEPGDCHGDHAAVSALVEAGIARVVVGIRHPLQHLRGNAVRALRGQGVQVDVLGEDLKSKIIENAQKTCLLVNAPLICRAASRVPFSVFKFAMTLDGKIAASSGHASWISSKVSRSRVFEMRGRSDAVVVGGNTVRRDNPKLTARHGGGHMPMRIVMSQTLDLPEEANLWDVSEASTIVATQRGARRSFQKFLASKGVEVVEFDILNPRDVMEYFHDCGYLSVLWECGGTLAASAISAGVIHKVFAFVAPKIIGGKYAPSPVGELGMVEMSQALDLIDVCYEQVGPDMLISGFLQPIPDVTPVIPSVEETYAIDQTVTPYESKIISFYKTWDLYGAFSNFSPHPIQMPDDNGGYVSWSSVEHYYQAQKFVGVNDPLASDCVARIKSAKSPEEAARLGRSMQRQRPDLVRSDWESAKINVMYKAVKCKFSIYPHLNSMLLSTAGSVLVEASPHDFFWGGGRDGEGLNYLGRLLMQLRSEFLGESPAASNQNTFLVG, from the exons ATGGCCTTGTCTATAGGAATTGTAGGAATAGGAGGGCTCCGTGTTTCTCCCTTACAATGCAGAGCCGCTTCTAACGATAATGCCTCTCTCTCCTTTTCTCACGCGCGCGACGCCGCTTACATTCAACGCGCCGTCGAACTCGCCGACATGTCCGCCGGCTTCACCTCTCCTCACCCTAATTTCGGCTGCGTCATCGCTACCTCTTCCAGCACCGTTGCCGGCGAGGGCTTTCTCTACGCCCAGGGGACCAAACCTGCTGAGGTTCTCGCCGTCGAGGCTGCTGGCGAACGTTGCCGAACCTCCACCGCTTATCTTAATATGGAGCCCGGTGATTGCCACGGTGACCATGCCGCCGTCTCCGCTCTCGTCGAG GCAGGGATTGCGAGGGTAGTGGTTGGGATCAGGCATCCTCTACAGCATCTCAGAGGCAATGCTGTAAGGGCATTGAGAGGTCAGGGAGTGCAGGtcgatgttcttggagaggatCTCAAAAGCAAAATCATTGAG AATGCTCAAAAAACATGCCTCCTAGTCAATGCCCCTTTGATTTGTAGAGCAGCTTCCCGTGTTCCCTTCTCTGTTTTCAAGTTTGCAATGACACTTGATG GAAAAATTGCTGCTAGTAGTGGACATGCATCATGGATAAGCAGCAAAGTCTCTAGAAGTCGAGTTTTTGAAATGCGGGGTAGAAGTGATGCTGTTGTTGTTGGAGGGAATACCGTCCGGAGGGACA ATCCAAAATTGACGGCAAGACATGGAGGTGGGCATATGCCCATGCGGATTGTAATGTCACAGACACTTGATCTGCCTGAGGAAGCAAATCTTTGGGATGTGTCGGAAGCATCTACCATAGTTGCAACCCAAAGGGGGGCTAGAAGAAGTTTCCAGAAATTTCTTGCTTCTAAAGGAGTTGAAGTAGTGGAGTTCGACATCTTAAATCCTAGAGACGTAATGGAATACTTTCACGATTGTGGATATCTTTCAGTTTTGTGGGAGTGTGGAGGAACATTAGCTGCATCTGCAATTTCAGCTGGAGTAATACACAAG GTTTTCGCATTTGTTGCTCCTAAGATTATAGGTGGCAAATATGCTCCATCTCCTGTAGGTGAACTTGGCATGGTTGAGATGTCTCAAGCTTTAgatttgattgatgtttgctaTGAACAG GTTGGACCAGACATGCTTATTAGCGGATTCCTTCAGCCCATACCAGATGTAACGCCTGTTATCCCATCAGTTGAAGAAACTTATGCAATTGATCAGACCGTTACTCCATATGAATCAAAAATCATTTCTTTCTACAAAACATGGGACCTGTATGgtgctttttcaaatttttctccTCATCCAATTCAAATGCCTGATGACAATGGTGGTTATGTCTCCTGGTCGAGTGTAGAACATTACTACCAG GCTCAGAAGTTTGTTGGAGTCAATGATCCTCTCGCGTCAGATTGTGTAGCAAGGATAAAGTCTGCCAAAAGTCCGGAGGAGGCTGCAAGATTAGGAAGATCAATGCAGAGGCAGCGCCCTGATCTG GTAAGATCTGATTGGGAAAGTGCCAAGATCAATGTTATGTACAAAGCAGTGAAATGTAAGTTCTCAATTTATCCGCATCTGAATTCTATGTTGCTTTCTACTGCTGGATCTGTTCTTGTTGAAGCTTCACCGCATGATTTTTTCTGGGGTGGAGGCCGGGATGGAGAGGGCTTAAACTATTTGGGGCGGCTTTTAATGCAATTAAGATCCGAGTTTCTTGGTGAGTCCCCTGCTGCATCTAATCAAAACACTTTCCTAGTTGGATAG